The Salmo salar chromosome ssa06, Ssal_v3.1, whole genome shotgun sequence genome window below encodes:
- the LOC106591500 gene encoding ubiquitin carboxyl-terminal hydrolase 37 isoform X3: MSSVSSSSEEGSQTSSPFSASSVSLAVSTQPSSSATPPSPACPSSTTHVSSPAPQSSSPNPVDHHGETNKDSETARDLRSSEVKEVGAFVPQTKRMVPRFAGIAEASIDLRDSSVSLERPLVRPREAMARLPNLFSKSSTQLGEQSCTGEGEDNTKLLGLPNIGNTCFMNSALQCLLGLPAFCRDILRQQDTWSFSPSSKLLCCFAELHQARLSGGTVNAKKKEKMKILQTVKRCLSVVNEDYEDDGEQDAHECVLLLLFQLKEEGMALKGSPEPYTCPVKQLEFKLKTFRTCTSCGVIVYGQEDYNHLSLNLSQDLTHSLDLYFKPSALECACRVCSGSMASVTRHFLTLPRVLMLHIKRFTAGNWEPEKVDDPISIPAELTLPAVCGATAPVQHGARASSMGKNNMDNTPANSPKGTLDRPGHYISDVLDSRGSGWLCLDDAHVLRTDEATVLRATAQTAYILFYVCSGAGEGDQAPHY; this comes from the exons atgtCATCTGTCTCTTCTTCTTCAGAGGAAGGATCACAGACCTCCTCCCCTTTTAGTGCTTCCTCTGTTTCCCTGGCTGTCTCAACTCAGCCATCCTCCTCTGCCACTCCCCCCAGTCCTGCCTGCCCTTCCTCCACAACCCACGTCTCCTCCCCTGCCCCCCAGTCCTCCTCTCCAAACCCCGTGGACCACCATGGAGAGACCAACAAAGACAGTGAGACTGCCAG AGATCTTAGGAGCTCTGAGGTCAAAGAGGTGGGGGCATTTGTTCCACAGACAAAGAGAATGGTACCCCGATTTGCTGGCATCGCAG AGGCCTCCATTGACCTGAGGGATTCCTCTGTCTCCTTGGAGAG GCCATTGGTCAGACCTCGGGAAGCCATGGCTCGCCTCCCAAACCTGTTCAGCAAGAGTAGCACCCAGCTGGGGGAGCAGAGCTGCACAGGCGAGGGCGAAGACAACACCAAGCTCCTcgg GTTGCCTAATATTGGCAACACCTGCTTCATGAACTCTGCTCTGCAGTGCCTGCTGGGGCTGCCAGCATTTTGCAGAGACATCCTGAGACAACAGGACACCTGgagtttctccccctcctctaaaCTGCTATG CTGCTTTGCCGAGTTACATCAGGCAAGGCTTTCTGGAGGCACTGTCAATGCTAAGAAAAAGGAAAAGATGAAAATCCTTCAAACAGTCAAGCGCTGTCTCTCCGTTGTCAATGAGGACTATGAGGACGACGGTGAACAG GATGCCCATGAATGTGTGTTGCTCCTCCTCTTTCAGCTGAAGGAGGAGGGTATGGCATTAAAGGGCTCCCCAGAGCCATACACCTGCCCCGTGAAGCAGTTAGAATTCAAGCTGAAGACTTTCCGTACCTGCACCAG CTGTGGAGTTATAGTGTATGGTCAGGAGGATTACAATCACCTGTCACTGAACCTGAGCCAAGACCTGACACACAGCCTGGACCTCTACTTTAAG CCATCTGCATTAGAGTGTGCATGCAGGGTGTGCTCAGGCAGCATGGCATCTGTGACTAGGCACTTCCTCACGCTGCCCCG GGTCCTAATGCTTCATATCAAGCGGTTTACTGCAGGCAACTGGGAGCCAGAGAAGGTGGATGATCCCATATCCATCCCTGCAGAACTGACCCTCCCAGCCGTATGTGGGGCGACAGCCCCTGTCCAGCATGGAGCCAG GGCAAGCTCCATGGGGAAAAACAACATGGACAACACACCTGCAAACTCCCCGAAAGGCACCCTTGATAGACCAG GCCACTACATCAGTGATGTTTTGGACAGCCGTGGCAGTGGGTGGCTCTGCCTGGATGACGCACATGTCTTGAGGACAGATGAGGCCACTGTGCTGAGGGCAACGGCACAGACTGCCTACATCCTGTTCTATGTCTGCAG tggagcaggtgaaGGAGACCAGGCCCCTCACTACTAG
- the LOC106591500 gene encoding ubiquitin carboxyl-terminal hydrolase 37 isoform X1 has protein sequence MSSVSSSSEEGSQTSSPFSASSVSLAVSTQPSSSATPPSPACPSSTTHVSSPAPQSSSPNPVDHHGETNKDSETARDLRSSEVKEVGAFVPQTKRMVPRFAGIAEASIDLRDSSVSLERPLVRPREAMARLPNLFSKSSTQLGEQSCTGEGEDNTKLLGLPNIGNTCFMNSALQCLLGLPAFCRDILRQQDTWSFSPSSKLLCCFAELHQARLSGGTVNAKKKEKMKILQTVKRCLSVVNEDYEDDGEQDAHECVLLLLFQLKEEGMALKGSPEPYTCPVKQLEFKLKTFRTCTSCGVIVYGQEDYNHLSLNLSQDLTHSLDLYFKPSALECACRVCSGSMASVTRHFLTLPRVLMLHIKRFTAGNWEPEKVDDPISIPAELTLPAVCGATAPVQHGARASSMGKNNMDNTPANSPKGTLDRPASNSSDQLEKPAVSEKEQQAAAVRHQPDNIYKLSSVISHLGDNMCTGKMHARTHNSESLMYTLFCFPCSLGHYISDVLDSRGSGWLCLDDAHVLRTDEATVLRATAQTAYILFYVCSGAGEGDQAPHY, from the exons atgtCATCTGTCTCTTCTTCTTCAGAGGAAGGATCACAGACCTCCTCCCCTTTTAGTGCTTCCTCTGTTTCCCTGGCTGTCTCAACTCAGCCATCCTCCTCTGCCACTCCCCCCAGTCCTGCCTGCCCTTCCTCCACAACCCACGTCTCCTCCCCTGCCCCCCAGTCCTCCTCTCCAAACCCCGTGGACCACCATGGAGAGACCAACAAAGACAGTGAGACTGCCAG AGATCTTAGGAGCTCTGAGGTCAAAGAGGTGGGGGCATTTGTTCCACAGACAAAGAGAATGGTACCCCGATTTGCTGGCATCGCAG AGGCCTCCATTGACCTGAGGGATTCCTCTGTCTCCTTGGAGAG GCCATTGGTCAGACCTCGGGAAGCCATGGCTCGCCTCCCAAACCTGTTCAGCAAGAGTAGCACCCAGCTGGGGGAGCAGAGCTGCACAGGCGAGGGCGAAGACAACACCAAGCTCCTcgg GTTGCCTAATATTGGCAACACCTGCTTCATGAACTCTGCTCTGCAGTGCCTGCTGGGGCTGCCAGCATTTTGCAGAGACATCCTGAGACAACAGGACACCTGgagtttctccccctcctctaaaCTGCTATG CTGCTTTGCCGAGTTACATCAGGCAAGGCTTTCTGGAGGCACTGTCAATGCTAAGAAAAAGGAAAAGATGAAAATCCTTCAAACAGTCAAGCGCTGTCTCTCCGTTGTCAATGAGGACTATGAGGACGACGGTGAACAG GATGCCCATGAATGTGTGTTGCTCCTCCTCTTTCAGCTGAAGGAGGAGGGTATGGCATTAAAGGGCTCCCCAGAGCCATACACCTGCCCCGTGAAGCAGTTAGAATTCAAGCTGAAGACTTTCCGTACCTGCACCAG CTGTGGAGTTATAGTGTATGGTCAGGAGGATTACAATCACCTGTCACTGAACCTGAGCCAAGACCTGACACACAGCCTGGACCTCTACTTTAAG CCATCTGCATTAGAGTGTGCATGCAGGGTGTGCTCAGGCAGCATGGCATCTGTGACTAGGCACTTCCTCACGCTGCCCCG GGTCCTAATGCTTCATATCAAGCGGTTTACTGCAGGCAACTGGGAGCCAGAGAAGGTGGATGATCCCATATCCATCCCTGCAGAACTGACCCTCCCAGCCGTATGTGGGGCGACAGCCCCTGTCCAGCATGGAGCCAG GGCAAGCTCCATGGGGAAAAACAACATGGACAACACACCTGCAAACTCCCCGAAAGGCACCCTTGATAGACCAG CTTCAAATTCCTCTGACCAGCTAGAGAAACCAGCTGTTAGTGAGAAAGAGCAGCAGGCAGCCGCtgtg AGACACCAGCCAGACAATATCTACAAATTGTCAAGTGTGATCTCACATCTGGGAGACAACATGTGTACAGGTaaaatgcacgcacgcacacacaattcTGAAAGCTTAATGTACACTCTATTCTGTTTCCCTTGTTCCCTAGGCCACTACATCAGTGATGTTTTGGACAGCCGTGGCAGTGGGTGGCTCTGCCTGGATGACGCACATGTCTTGAGGACAGATGAGGCCACTGTGCTGAGGGCAACGGCACAGACTGCCTACATCCTGTTCTATGTCTGCAG tggagcaggtgaaGGAGACCAGGCCCCTCACTACTAG
- the LOC106591500 gene encoding ubiquitin carboxyl-terminal hydrolase 37 isoform X2 translates to MSSVSSSSEEGSQTSSPFSASSVSLAVSTQPSSSATPPSPACPSSTTHVSSPAPQSSSPNPVDHHGETNKDSETARDLRSSEVKEVGAFVPQTKRMVPRFAGIAEASIDLRDSSVSLERPLVRPREAMARLPNLFSKSSTQLGEQSCTGEGEDNTKLLGLPNIGNTCFMNSALQCLLGLPAFCRDILRQQDTWSFSPSSKLLCCFAELHQARLSGGTVNAKKKEKMKILQTVKRCLSVVNEDYEDDGEQDAHECVLLLLFQLKEEGMALKGSPEPYTCPVKQLEFKLKTFRTCTSCGVIVYGQEDYNHLSLNLSQDLTHSLDLYFKPSALECACRVCSGSMASVTRHFLTLPRVLMLHIKRFTAGNWEPEKVDDPISIPAELTLPAVCGATAPVQHGARASSMGKNNMDNTPANSPKGTLDRPASNSSDQLEKPAVSEKEQQAAAVRHQPDNIYKLSSVISHLGDNMCTGHYISDVLDSRGSGWLCLDDAHVLRTDEATVLRATAQTAYILFYVCSGAGEGDQAPHY, encoded by the exons atgtCATCTGTCTCTTCTTCTTCAGAGGAAGGATCACAGACCTCCTCCCCTTTTAGTGCTTCCTCTGTTTCCCTGGCTGTCTCAACTCAGCCATCCTCCTCTGCCACTCCCCCCAGTCCTGCCTGCCCTTCCTCCACAACCCACGTCTCCTCCCCTGCCCCCCAGTCCTCCTCTCCAAACCCCGTGGACCACCATGGAGAGACCAACAAAGACAGTGAGACTGCCAG AGATCTTAGGAGCTCTGAGGTCAAAGAGGTGGGGGCATTTGTTCCACAGACAAAGAGAATGGTACCCCGATTTGCTGGCATCGCAG AGGCCTCCATTGACCTGAGGGATTCCTCTGTCTCCTTGGAGAG GCCATTGGTCAGACCTCGGGAAGCCATGGCTCGCCTCCCAAACCTGTTCAGCAAGAGTAGCACCCAGCTGGGGGAGCAGAGCTGCACAGGCGAGGGCGAAGACAACACCAAGCTCCTcgg GTTGCCTAATATTGGCAACACCTGCTTCATGAACTCTGCTCTGCAGTGCCTGCTGGGGCTGCCAGCATTTTGCAGAGACATCCTGAGACAACAGGACACCTGgagtttctccccctcctctaaaCTGCTATG CTGCTTTGCCGAGTTACATCAGGCAAGGCTTTCTGGAGGCACTGTCAATGCTAAGAAAAAGGAAAAGATGAAAATCCTTCAAACAGTCAAGCGCTGTCTCTCCGTTGTCAATGAGGACTATGAGGACGACGGTGAACAG GATGCCCATGAATGTGTGTTGCTCCTCCTCTTTCAGCTGAAGGAGGAGGGTATGGCATTAAAGGGCTCCCCAGAGCCATACACCTGCCCCGTGAAGCAGTTAGAATTCAAGCTGAAGACTTTCCGTACCTGCACCAG CTGTGGAGTTATAGTGTATGGTCAGGAGGATTACAATCACCTGTCACTGAACCTGAGCCAAGACCTGACACACAGCCTGGACCTCTACTTTAAG CCATCTGCATTAGAGTGTGCATGCAGGGTGTGCTCAGGCAGCATGGCATCTGTGACTAGGCACTTCCTCACGCTGCCCCG GGTCCTAATGCTTCATATCAAGCGGTTTACTGCAGGCAACTGGGAGCCAGAGAAGGTGGATGATCCCATATCCATCCCTGCAGAACTGACCCTCCCAGCCGTATGTGGGGCGACAGCCCCTGTCCAGCATGGAGCCAG GGCAAGCTCCATGGGGAAAAACAACATGGACAACACACCTGCAAACTCCCCGAAAGGCACCCTTGATAGACCAG CTTCAAATTCCTCTGACCAGCTAGAGAAACCAGCTGTTAGTGAGAAAGAGCAGCAGGCAGCCGCtgtg AGACACCAGCCAGACAATATCTACAAATTGTCAAGTGTGATCTCACATCTGGGAGACAACATGTGTACAG GCCACTACATCAGTGATGTTTTGGACAGCCGTGGCAGTGGGTGGCTCTGCCTGGATGACGCACATGTCTTGAGGACAGATGAGGCCACTGTGCTGAGGGCAACGGCACAGACTGCCTACATCCTGTTCTATGTCTGCAG tggagcaggtgaaGGAGACCAGGCCCCTCACTACTAG